One window of Camelina sativa cultivar DH55 chromosome 4, Cs, whole genome shotgun sequence genomic DNA carries:
- the LOC104781761 gene encoding serine/threonine-protein phosphatase PP2A-3 catalytic subunit isoform X2, whose amino-acid sequence MSRSRSSCSASPSLSNRYPAALCEKAKEILMDESNVQPVKSPVTICGDIHGQFHDLAELFRIGGKCPDTNYLFMGDYVDRGYYSVETVTLLVGLKVRYPQRITILRGNHESRQITQVYGFYDECLRKYGNANVWKIFTDLFDYFPLTALVESEIFCLHGGLSPSIETLDNIRNFDRVQEVPHEGPMCDLLWSDPDDRCGWGISPRGAGYTFGQDISEQFNHTNNLKLIARAHQLVMDGFNWAHEQKVVTIFSAPNYCYRCGNMASILEVDDCRNHTFIQFEPAPRRGEPDVTRRTPDYFL is encoded by the exons ATGAGCAGATCTCGCAGCTCATGCAGTGCAAGCCCCTCTCTGAGCAACAGGTACCCTGC AGCATTATGCGAGAAAGCTAAGGAGATCTTGATGGATGAAAGCAACGTTCAG CCTGTTAAAAGCCCTGTGACAATCTGCGGTGATATTCATGGACAGTTCCATGATCTTGCAGAGCTTTTCCGTATAGGGGGAAAG TGCCCTGATACCAACTATCTGTTTATGGGAGACTATGTTGACCGTGGATATTATTCTGTCGAAACTGTTACG CTGTTAGTTGGCTTGAAAGTACGGTATCCGCAGCGAATCACTATTCTTAGAGGAAACCATGAAAGTCGTCAG ATTACTCAGGTTTATGGATTTTATGATGAATGTCTGCGAAA GTATGGCAATGCAAATGTTTGGAAAATATTTACAGACCTCTTTGACTATTTCCCACTGACAGCCTTG GTCGAGTCGGAAATATTCTGCCTTCATGGTGGATTGTCACCATCTATTGAGACACTTGACAACATTAGGAACTTCGATCGAGTTCAAGAAGTTCCGCATGAAGGACCTATGTGTGACTTATTATGGTCTGATCCTGATGACAGATGTGGCTGGGGCATCTCTCCTCGTGGTGCCGGATATACATTTGGTCAG GACATTTCCGAACAATTCAATCACACTAACAACTTAAAGCTGATCGCCCGAGCGCATCAGCTGGTTATGGATGGATTCAACTGGGCTCAC GAGCAAAAGGTGGTTACTATATTCAGTGCACCAAACTATTGCTATCGCTGTGGAAACATGGCTTCAATTCTTGAGGTCGATGACTGCAGGAACCACACGTTCATTCAG TTTGAACCAGCACCAAGGAGAGGCGAGCCAGATGTCACTCGAAGGACACCCGACTACTTCCTATGA
- the LOC104781761 gene encoding serine/threonine-protein phosphatase PP2A-3 catalytic subunit isoform X1 — MGANSLPTDATLDLDEQISQLMQCKPLSEQQVRALCEKAKEILMDESNVQPVKSPVTICGDIHGQFHDLAELFRIGGKCPDTNYLFMGDYVDRGYYSVETVTLLVGLKVRYPQRITILRGNHESRQITQVYGFYDECLRKYGNANVWKIFTDLFDYFPLTALVESEIFCLHGGLSPSIETLDNIRNFDRVQEVPHEGPMCDLLWSDPDDRCGWGISPRGAGYTFGQDISEQFNHTNNLKLIARAHQLVMDGFNWAHEQKVVTIFSAPNYCYRCGNMASILEVDDCRNHTFIQFEPAPRRGEPDVTRRTPDYFL, encoded by the exons ATGGGCGCGAATTCGCTTCCGACTGATGCAACCCTCGATCTAGATGAGCAGATCTCGCAGCTCATGCAGTGCAAGCCCCTCTCTGAGCAACAG GTTAGAGCATTATGCGAGAAAGCTAAGGAGATCTTGATGGATGAAAGCAACGTTCAG CCTGTTAAAAGCCCTGTGACAATCTGCGGTGATATTCATGGACAGTTCCATGATCTTGCAGAGCTTTTCCGTATAGGGGGAAAG TGCCCTGATACCAACTATCTGTTTATGGGAGACTATGTTGACCGTGGATATTATTCTGTCGAAACTGTTACG CTGTTAGTTGGCTTGAAAGTACGGTATCCGCAGCGAATCACTATTCTTAGAGGAAACCATGAAAGTCGTCAG ATTACTCAGGTTTATGGATTTTATGATGAATGTCTGCGAAA GTATGGCAATGCAAATGTTTGGAAAATATTTACAGACCTCTTTGACTATTTCCCACTGACAGCCTTG GTCGAGTCGGAAATATTCTGCCTTCATGGTGGATTGTCACCATCTATTGAGACACTTGACAACATTAGGAACTTCGATCGAGTTCAAGAAGTTCCGCATGAAGGACCTATGTGTGACTTATTATGGTCTGATCCTGATGACAGATGTGGCTGGGGCATCTCTCCTCGTGGTGCCGGATATACATTTGGTCAG GACATTTCCGAACAATTCAATCACACTAACAACTTAAAGCTGATCGCCCGAGCGCATCAGCTGGTTATGGATGGATTCAACTGGGCTCAC GAGCAAAAGGTGGTTACTATATTCAGTGCACCAAACTATTGCTATCGCTGTGGAAACATGGCTTCAATTCTTGAGGTCGATGACTGCAGGAACCACACGTTCATTCAG TTTGAACCAGCACCAAGGAGAGGCGAGCCAGATGTCACTCGAAGGACACCCGACTACTTCCTATGA